In Zingiber officinale cultivar Zhangliang chromosome 6A, Zo_v1.1, whole genome shotgun sequence, a single genomic region encodes these proteins:
- the LOC121994424 gene encoding uncharacterized protein LOC121994424 — translation MTTATSCFNPFLYFFALLLVHLACFFFPPSGGEQQEPSQFNRRRARRAAPSSLLKASTSAPAKTPVKYSISLRSCLAQGLCFLTPKNKEPEQRKTEAAAAVVLDHEYRYTSRFNMYSCPDCDEDFRIPQLLDLHRSTKHSFSDLSCSDPGYNVVRIIFFAGWKGRGPVAVHRLLKIHHSGRTLARFEEYRAAVRSRAETIVVGGGGGEERCVADGNERLGFYSTTCLCGLGGGACGVGRCEACPVVRRGSFAGKSGRELGVMATHATGWGAHVAPAAREMRQAGERKVIVMCRVVAGRVAHGAAAAEKKAAVAEGFDSVIPGCRSVAGGEEDELLLVFSPKALLPCFVIIYTA, via the coding sequence ATGACGACGGCAACTTCCTGCTTCAACCCTTTCCTTTACTTCTTTGCCCTCCTCTTAGTCCATCTCGCCTGCTTCTTCTTCCCCCCCTCCGGAGGAGAACAACAGGAACCATCGCAGTTCAACCGGAGGAGGGCGAGGAGGGCTGCCCCCTCTTCTCTCTTGAAAGCCTCAACCTCAGCTCCGGCGAAGACCCCGGTGAAGTATTCTATATCTCTCCGGTCCTGCCTTGCACAAGGCCTCTGCTTTCTTACGCCAAAGAACAAGGAACCGGAGCAGAGGAAAACAGAGGCCGCCGCCGCCGTCGTTTTAGACCATGAGTACCGTTACACCTCTAGGTTCAACATGTACTCGTGTCCAGATTGCGACGAGGACTTCCGTATTCCCCAGCTCCTAGACCTCCACCGCTCCACCAAGCACTCCTTCTCCGACCTCAGTTGCAGCGACCCCGGCTACAATGTCGTCCGCATCATCTTCTTCGCAGGGTGGAAAGGCCGCGGTCCGGTCGCGGTCCACCGCCTCCTCAAGATCCACCACTCGGGTCGGACCCTCGCCCGGTTCGAGGAGTACCGTGCTGCAGTCCGGAGCAGGGCCGAGACTATTGTTGTTGGCGGCGGAGGGGGCGAAGAACGGTGCGTCGCGGACGGGAACGAGCGGCTTGGATTCTACAGCACGACGTGCCTGTGCGGCCTAGGGGGAGGCGCGTGCGGGGTCGGGCGGTGCGAAGCCTGCCCGGTGGTGCGGCGAGGCAGCTTCGCGGGGAAGAGTGGCCGGGAGCTGGGGGTGATGGCGACGCACGCCACCGGGTGGGGCGCGCACGTGGCACCGGCGGCGAGGGAGATGCGGCAGGCGGGGGAGCGCAAGGTGATTGTGATGTGCCGCGTGGTGGCCGGGAGGGTTGCCCACGGGGCAGCTGCGGCGGAGAAGAAGGCCGCGGTGGCGGAGGGGTTCGATTCGGTAATCCCGGGGTGCAGAAGCGTCGCCGGCGGCGAGGAGGATGAGTTGTTGTTGGTGTTTAGTCCTAAAGCACTGTTGCCGTGCTTCGTCATCATTTACACCGCATGA